In Dysgonomonadaceae bacterium zrk40, one genomic interval encodes:
- a CDS encoding NAD-dependent epimerase/dehydratase family protein, with the protein MKILVTGAAGFIGFHLVRALSQQGYLVVGVDLINSYYDVRLKYARLHQTGITEEEITAGKAVQSNLYPSYSFVKMDLNDRERLLTLFHQERFTHVIHLAAQAGVRYSLENPYAYIDANISGFINLLEACRRHPVEHLLYASSSSVYGANKQIPYRETDPTDHPVSLYAATKKANELMAYTYAHLYRIPSTGIRFFTVYGPWGRPDMAPSLFMSAVLKGEPIRLFNHGEMERDFTYIGDVVEGLLQLLPASPSCDPPHVIYNMGCSSPVKILDFLTAIEQITGSKANVKMTGMQPGDVVATFADTTLLRENFNYQPSTPIQTGLAHFYRWFVSFYSQVQ; encoded by the coding sequence ATGAAAATATTGGTCACAGGAGCTGCTGGATTCATCGGCTTTCACCTGGTACGGGCCTTGTCACAGCAGGGCTATCTTGTGGTGGGTGTCGATCTCATCAACAGCTATTATGACGTGCGGTTGAAGTATGCACGGCTGCACCAAACAGGGATAACCGAAGAAGAAATCACTGCCGGCAAGGCAGTGCAAAGCAACCTATACCCCTCCTATAGCTTTGTAAAAATGGATCTGAACGACCGAGAGAGGCTGTTGACTCTCTTTCACCAGGAGCGGTTCACACATGTGATTCACCTGGCTGCGCAGGCCGGCGTTAGGTACTCACTGGAAAATCCCTACGCCTATATCGATGCCAACATCTCCGGATTCATCAACCTGCTGGAAGCATGCCGCCGCCATCCCGTCGAACACTTGCTATATGCCAGCTCCAGCAGTGTATACGGTGCGAACAAGCAGATACCCTACAGGGAAACAGACCCGACGGACCATCCGGTGAGCCTCTACGCGGCTACCAAGAAAGCCAATGAGCTGATGGCCTATACCTACGCACACCTCTATCGTATTCCCAGCACCGGCATCCGCTTTTTCACGGTCTATGGACCCTGGGGTAGACCTGATATGGCTCCATCTCTTTTCATGTCTGCTGTGCTGAAAGGTGAACCCATCCGGCTGTTCAACCATGGAGAGATGGAGCGCGATTTCACCTATATTGGTGATGTGGTGGAGGGACTCCTGCAGCTCCTCCCTGCTTCGCCATCGTGTGACCCTCCGCATGTAATTTACAATATGGGTTGCTCATCACCCGTGAAAATTCTCGATTTTCTGACTGCAATCGAACAAATCACCGGCAGTAAAGCAAATGTAAAAATGACCGGGATGCAACCGGGTGATGTTGTTGCAACCTTTGCCGATACTACCCTGCTGCGGGAAAATTTCAATTACCAACCCTCCACACCCATCCAGACCGGACTGGCACATTTTTACCGATGGTTCGTAAGCTTCTATTCGCAGGTACAATAG
- a CDS encoding glycosyltransferase family 39 protein — translation MKKSHLFLVWLVALLPILLLRDFTPSNELRYLNIVDEALQNGNIFTFTNQGEIYADKPPLHFWLMMVGKQLLGAHRMWYYALLSIIPAIVIIATMTSWMRRQQDTDETTTSMMLMTTGLFVGVGVIVRMDMLMNMFIVLSLYTFYQMYQEEKLKRNSLLFPLYIFLALFSKGPLGILIPLVSTLVFLAYKKKLSDLPRYWGWKSLAILLTGCLIWFTGVYLEGGREYIHNLLFRQTVGRGINSFHHKEPFYYYAITSWYAVAPWSLLSIGIVAASLVQRKIRSELEQFFAVIVLSSLVLLSLISAKLAIYSLPLIPFLIGLTIMLLPKFRSGNRWINLSLAIPAIILILSLPVLIVLSRSDEMRYLGIPLIYAAAVILSLSGVVTIYQLYKRSSVVTAIRSMSLGILLALFVAGWSMPKLNPYLGWKALCEKANDIYEKQGMNEYWVYRISRAENMDVYLGKDIVKVEKDDIIEPSVEKKLLLLRTKVIDRDNEIRMAVQNNAQYQIGDYTIVLFQ, via the coding sequence ATGAAGAAATCGCACCTCTTTCTGGTCTGGCTCGTCGCCTTACTACCCATCTTGCTGTTGCGCGACTTCACCCCTTCCAACGAGTTACGCTACCTGAACATCGTAGATGAGGCACTCCAAAATGGCAACATCTTCACCTTCACCAACCAGGGTGAGATCTATGCAGATAAGCCACCCCTTCATTTCTGGCTGATGATGGTAGGGAAACAACTCCTGGGTGCACACCGGATGTGGTACTACGCCCTACTCTCTATCATCCCCGCAATAGTCATCATCGCCACCATGACCAGCTGGATGCGACGCCAGCAGGATACAGACGAAACCACCACCTCGATGATGCTGATGACCACGGGACTCTTTGTCGGTGTGGGAGTCATCGTCCGGATGGATATGCTGATGAACATGTTCATCGTACTGTCGCTCTACACCTTCTACCAGATGTACCAGGAAGAAAAACTGAAACGCAACAGCCTGCTCTTTCCCCTCTATATCTTTCTGGCTCTATTCTCCAAGGGGCCGCTGGGGATCCTGATACCCTTGGTCTCCACCCTGGTCTTCCTTGCATACAAGAAGAAGTTGTCCGATTTACCCCGTTACTGGGGATGGAAAAGCCTGGCGATTCTTCTCACTGGATGCCTGATATGGTTTACAGGGGTCTACCTGGAAGGGGGAAGGGAGTACATCCACAACCTGCTCTTTCGGCAGACGGTGGGACGCGGAATCAATTCTTTCCATCATAAGGAACCTTTCTATTACTATGCCATCACCAGCTGGTACGCGGTGGCTCCCTGGTCGCTCCTCTCCATTGGAATTGTAGCCGCCTCGCTTGTTCAAAGGAAAATCAGGAGCGAACTGGAACAGTTCTTTGCCGTTATCGTGCTCTCCTCACTGGTGCTGTTGTCGCTCATCAGTGCCAAACTGGCTATCTACTCCCTGCCGTTGATCCCGTTTCTGATTGGCCTCACAATCATGTTGCTTCCGAAGTTTCGCAGCGGCAACCGGTGGATCAACCTTTCCCTGGCCATACCGGCCATCATACTGATTCTCTCGCTGCCGGTGCTCATCGTGCTTTCTCGCTCCGATGAGATGCGGTACCTCGGAATACCGCTCATATATGCCGCTGCAGTAATCCTTTCGCTCTCGGGAGTGGTGACCATCTACCAACTCTATAAAAGAAGCAGCGTTGTCACAGCCATCAGGAGCATGTCGCTGGGTATCCTGCTTGCCCTTTTTGTTGCAGGCTGGTCAATGCCAAAGCTAAACCCCTATCTCGGTTGGAAGGCACTGTGTGAGAAAGCCAATGATATTTACGAGAAACAGGGGATGAATGAATACTGGGTCTACCGTATTTCCCGCGCGGAGAATATGGATGTCTACCTAGGAAAAGATATCGTCAAGGTGGAGAAAGATGATATTATAGAACCATCAGTCGAGAAGAAGCTCTTACTGTTGCGAACCAAAGTGATAGATCGCGACAACGAAATCCGGATGGCTGTTCAAAACAATGCACAGTACCAGATCGGTGATTACACAATTGTACTTTTTCAATGA
- a CDS encoding lipid-A-disaccharide synthase N-terminal domain-containing protein → MQTGNIWIFAIGFLAQIFFSARILYQWIATEKAGRILSPPAFWILSILGSYLLFIYGVLRDDFAIILGQFISYYIYLWNLHIQGLWKKTLLLIRAILLLTPLAALGIMLGDLSGFIETFFNNRDVPLWLLLFGSAGQLIFTLRFLYQFIYSAAHHKSELPVGFWIISLLGSTMIIAYALFRLDPVLILGQAFGFVAYSRNIMIGLKNKLTS, encoded by the coding sequence ATGCAAACAGGAAATATTTGGATATTTGCGATAGGCTTCCTGGCACAAATTTTCTTTTCCGCACGCATCCTATACCAATGGATCGCCACCGAAAAAGCAGGCAGAATTCTCTCACCACCGGCATTCTGGATCCTGAGTATTCTGGGATCCTACCTGTTGTTCATCTACGGGGTGCTCCGTGATGATTTTGCCATCATCCTGGGACAGTTCATATCCTATTACATCTACCTCTGGAACCTGCATATTCAGGGACTCTGGAAAAAGACCCTTCTATTGATCCGTGCAATCCTGCTATTGACGCCTCTTGCGGCCTTGGGTATCATGTTGGGGGACTTGTCCGGTTTCATCGAAACCTTTTTCAACAACAGGGATGTACCCCTCTGGCTATTGCTGTTCGGATCGGCAGGACAGTTGATTTTTACCCTGCGCTTTCTCTATCAGTTCATCTACTCCGCGGCACATCACAAATCGGAACTTCCGGTGGGATTCTGGATCATCAGCCTACTGGGCTCCACTATGATCATCGCCTACGCTCTGTTCCGATTGGATCCCGTACTGATCCTGGGCCAGGCATTCGGTTTTGTAGCCTACAGCCGTAACATCATGATCGGTCTGAAAAATAAACTTACATCATGA
- a CDS encoding glycosyltransferase family 2 protein, giving the protein MQEKNNPTVSFKFTIVIPVYNEEENIYALEDKLRQYLPHAAISTAVLFVNDGSKDNSLQRIREITARNDSFFYLDLKQNGGLSAALKAGIDHICSDYVGYMDADMQTDPEDFNLLLEDITDYEIVTGIRANRKDSFFKKLQSKIANSYRRMMTGDGVSDTGCPLKVMHTDAAKRIPLFNGMHRFLPALILLQNGKVKQVPVRHYPRNAGTSKYHLWNRLSGPFIDCFAYRWMKKRAINYQINEHNLD; this is encoded by the coding sequence ATGCAGGAAAAGAACAATCCTACGGTATCGTTTAAATTCACAATCGTGATACCGGTCTATAACGAGGAAGAAAATATATACGCCCTGGAAGACAAACTGCGACAATATCTGCCACACGCTGCCATCTCCACTGCTGTATTGTTCGTGAACGACGGATCAAAGGACAATAGTCTGCAACGAATCCGTGAGATCACTGCCCGCAACGATTCATTTTTCTATCTCGACCTTAAACAAAACGGGGGTTTGAGTGCTGCCCTGAAAGCAGGGATTGACCATATCTGCTCCGATTACGTAGGCTATATGGATGCCGACATGCAGACCGATCCGGAAGATTTCAACCTCTTGTTGGAGGATATCACCGATTATGAAATCGTCACCGGCATCAGGGCCAACCGGAAAGATTCATTCTTCAAGAAGCTTCAATCAAAGATTGCCAACAGTTACAGACGCATGATGACCGGTGACGGAGTGTCGGATACCGGCTGCCCATTGAAGGTGATGCACACCGATGCCGCCAAACGCATACCGCTCTTCAACGGGATGCACCGTTTCCTACCAGCACTGATCCTGTTGCAGAACGGAAAGGTGAAACAGGTTCCCGTACGCCACTACCCACGAAACGCCGGCACCTCGAAGTATCACCTCTGGAACCGATTATCAGGACCTTTCATCGATTGCTTCGCCTACCGTTGGATGAAGAAACGGGCCATCAACTACCAGATCAATGAGCACAACCTCGACTAA
- a CDS encoding phospholipase A: MAQEWQELAITEDEIINQMDGLPPFSIYKDNYFISGIPLNKSIDGETADARFQVSIRHRLTTSRLPFNSFLYLTYTQKSFWDIYQKSAPFRDSNYNPGIGLGRYIIVDNRLTGAAFLQLEHESNGRDSLDSRSTNWLGLSGKYFFTSNLAVSFKVIIPFMNEDENIDLYDYRGTGYFTADYKTSDNQWWLSGTYSLRKSVKDVNLKLTAGFKISDKFNQYIFGELYSGTGDSLLDYKRRDLQIRAGICIKPDFYSVF, encoded by the coding sequence ATGGCACAAGAGTGGCAGGAGTTAGCGATCACAGAGGATGAAATTATTAACCAGATGGACGGGTTGCCTCCATTTTCGATTTATAAGGATAATTATTTTATCTCCGGTATCCCACTGAACAAAAGCATTGACGGGGAGACTGCCGACGCCAGGTTTCAGGTAAGCATCAGACACAGGCTTACCACAAGCAGGCTACCCTTCAACTCATTTCTCTATCTCACCTATACACAAAAGTCGTTTTGGGATATCTATCAGAAGTCTGCTCCCTTCAGGGACAGTAACTACAATCCGGGAATTGGACTGGGGAGATACATCATTGTCGACAACCGTCTTACCGGTGCAGCCTTCTTGCAGTTGGAACATGAATCCAACGGTAGAGACAGCCTTGATTCAAGGAGTACCAACTGGCTTGGTTTATCAGGAAAATATTTTTTCACATCCAACCTGGCGGTCAGTTTTAAGGTAATAATCCCTTTCATGAATGAAGATGAGAACATCGATTTGTATGATTACAGAGGAACCGGTTATTTTACAGCTGACTACAAGACATCGGACAACCAATGGTGGCTCTCAGGCACCTACAGCCTCAGGAAAAGTGTGAAAGACGTAAATTTGAAACTTACGGCGGGTTTTAAGATTTCGGACAAATTCAACCAATATATATTCGGGGAATTGTATAGCGGCACAGGTGACAGCCTGCTTGATTACAAACGTAGAGATCTACAGATCAGAGCAGGAATATGCATCAAACCGGATTTCTACAGTGTTTTCTAA